From a single Silene latifolia isolate original U9 population chromosome 6, ASM4854445v1, whole genome shotgun sequence genomic region:
- the LOC141588411 gene encoding uncharacterized protein LOC141588411 — protein MLRDTAERDAIHGMRVCRDAPKVSHLFFADDSILFIKSTTEECSTIANIISKHERASGQKINLDKSEMVFSKKVGSQMRDTVKALLGVREVDKYEKYLELPTIIGKSKKVIFASLKERIWKKMRGWKKKFLSKPGKEVLIKAVGQANLEVDV, from the coding sequence ATGCTTCGGGATACGGCAGAGCGAGATGCTATCCATGGGATGAGGGTCTGTCGTGATGCACCTAAGGTATCCCATCTATTTTTTGCCGATGATAGTATCCTTTTTATCAAATCGACTACTGAGGAATGCTCGACTATAGCTAACATTATTAGCAAACACGAAAGAGCATCGGGGCAGAAGATTAATCTTGATAAATCGGAAATGGTATTTAGCAAAAAAGTGGGGTCACAAATGAGGGATACGGTGAAGGCCTTGCTGGGGGTTCGGGAAGTTGACAAATATGAAAAGTATCTTGAGTTACCTACAATTATTGGGAAATCTAAAAAAGTCATTTTTGCAAGTCTCAAGGAAAGAATATGGAAGAAAATGAGAGGGTGGAAAAAGAAGTTTTTATCTAAACCGGGAAAGGAAGTCCTTATTAAGGCTGTTGGCCAAGCAAATTTGGAGGTTGATGTTTAA